A region of the Deferribacterota bacterium genome:
CAAGAATTTATAGTATTATAGATAAAAAAAGAAGTGAGATTTATAGATTTGATATGGGTGAAGAGGTTAAAAGGGTTAATTTTGCAATTAAAGAATATAAACTTGGCAAGGATGTAGCTTTAGTTTGTGGTGGGGATCCCTCCCTTTATGGTTTGGCTTCCTTGGGATATGAATTAATTGATAATGTTAAGGATATAGAGGTTATACCTGGTATTACTGCCTTTCTTGCTGCCTCAGCAAAACTTGGTGCAGCTGTTTCAGAAGACATTGTAATATTGTCAATGTCAGATTTACTTATTCCATGGGATATTATAAAAAAAAGGATAGAAGCCTACTCAAGAATTGATGTTGTATTATCAGTGTATAACCCTAAGAGCAAGAAAAGGGATTGGCAGCTTAGTTTTCTAGTAGAGAGATTGTTAGAAAACAGGGGAGATGTGTACTGTGGAGCTGTTAAGAATGCTTTTAATAGAAATGAAAATATAAAATTATTTAAACTATCAGATATTGATTATTCCTATATAGATATGCGTACAGTATTGATAATTGGCAATTCAAAAACTTATGTTAAAGATGATAAACTTGTAACACCAAGGGGTTATAACATTTGATATTGATTTTAGGTGGAACAAGTGAAACACATAATTTTATTGCAAATGAAAAATTAGACAAAGACTTCATTATAACTGTAAGCACAGATTATGGATATAGTCTTTACTCAAGACTATATGGCTCTAAAGTATTAAAGATAAATTTTAGTAAAGATTTGTTAAAAGATTTTGTTAATAAGAACAATATAACAAAGATTATTGATACAACCCATCCAAATGCACTTACCATTACAAAAATAGCAAAAACAGTGGCAGTAGATGTGGGTATTGATTATATATATGCTAAAAGAGATATAGATTATCCCTCTTTATTGGAGCTTGCAAGGGATAGTAAAAATATATTTATTTTTGACTCAGTAGTAGCAGCTAAAGACTTTCTTAAAAAAAATTCTTTTAAGAGGATACTTTTTACAATTGGTGTGAAATACCTCTATTTGTTTAGGGAGTTTCTAGAAAATTCATATGTTAGGATACTACCCTCAATCAGTTCTATAAAGAAAGCTCAAGAACTAGGTGTTTTACAGTCTAATATAATAGCTATGCAAGGACCTTTTACAAAAGAGCTAAATTTCGCTATAATAAATCAGTATAAGATAGATTGCATTATAAGTAAGATTTCTGGCAAAAATAGTGGCCTCTATGAAAAAATAGAGGCCACTATCGAGAAGAATATAACAATTGTATTATTTAATAACAATAGCTTTAAATTTTAATATGATTAACATTAAAATATTAAGTTTACACGCCCTAAATTATTTACATATCCTTAATTATATGTTAAGTAATTAATATTGAAGGATGTTTATGAGAAGACAGTTCTGGAAGATATATGTATGGTTAGAAAAAAATGTATTCAATAGTTTAGCTAGAAAACTAACTGGTAATATAGGCTTCCTAATTTTTTTACAATTTGTCTACGTTGCTTTGCTGTATTTTTTAAATAAAAGACTAGTATATGAGTTGAGTTCCCACAATGTTGATAAAAATTTAATTAATTACATTGAAAATATTTTAAACCAAAATTTTTATATATTTTTAATACTCTTATTTATTGGTGTAATTGCAGGCATTATAATTATTATATTTTTAAGATATCTTGTTAATAGACCATTAAAGAAAATTATTCATATTTTTAAAGATATATCTGAAGGAAGGGCAGATCTTAGTGTAAAACTGCCGGCCTTTACATATGATGAGTTTAGGGATCTATCAGTTTATTATAATAAATTTGTAGGCATGCTTAGTGATATAATTGATAGTATTAGATCAAATACAACATATATAAGTGTTTCATCAACAAAAAGCAGTAAGAATATAAGCCAAGCTAGTAGTGATTTTGAAAAAGAAAAAGCTACCATAAATACAATGGTTGATTCATTAAAGGAAATCTCTAAAACTACTAACTTAATTGCAAATGATATATCGGGTATATCAAATGTTGTTAATGACAATGTCTTAAAATCTAGAGATTCTTATGGAGAATTATCAGAGGCAAGTGCAAAGATAAATGAAGTCACTACAAAGATTGGAAATTTTGTTGATACAGTTTTAAACTTAAGGGATAGGGCAGAAGGTATCAAAGATGTAATAAAGATAATAAACGACATATCAGATCAGACAAATCTTTTAGCACTAAATGCAGCAATTGAGGCTGCTCGAGCTGGTGAAGCTGGTCGAGGTTTTGCCGTTGTGGCTGAGGAGGTAAGAAAACTTGCAGAAAATGTTAAAACTGAGGTAGCAAATATTAATGAGACTATTGTTAATATGAGTGGTACTATTGATAATATTGCTAAAGAGTCTGGTGTATTAAGTAGTGATATTGGGGAGTGTACAAGTGCCATTAATAATTCTCATAATAGTTTTGATTTTATAATCAAAAATTTTGAAAATACAGAAGATCAGATAAATAGAATAGTTGCTTCCATTGAGGAGTTATCATCAAGTAGCGATGAGATGGTTAAAAATATTGAAGATATTGATAGTATAAGTGATAAAAACTTAGACGTTATTACAAATATTAGAGACTTTTTATATAAACTAGTTGATAGGACAGATAATTTGGTGTCTCTTATATCAGAATTTAGGATAAGAAGGGGTAAAACTGCTGAAATACTTGATAAACTTGAGATCTATAGAAGGGAGTGCGCAAAGATATTAGAGGATGCCTATAGAAAAGGAGTAAATATTTTTGATGAGAATTACAAGAAGATTGAGGGGGATTTTGATCCACCAAAATATAGAACCCTTTATGATCAGGTCGTTGAAAAGGACTTGCAACAAATACATGATAGATGGTTGAAAGAGATAGAAGGGGCCGTGTTTTTACTATGTGTTGATAGGAATGGTTATGCACCAACACATAATAGTAAATATTGTAGATATACTGGGGATAAAGAGACTGATAGAAATTATTCTAGAGATAAAAGGATATTTAATGATAAAACAGGGATTCGTTCAGCTAGAAATATGAAAAGGTGGGATTTTCTAACCTATGAACGTGATACAGGCGAGATTTTGAGTGAGATTTCAATGCCAATATTTATAGATGGCAAACATTGGGGAGCTATAAGGTTAGGTTTAGACCCAGATGTCTTTATTAAATAAAATTTAATAATTAAAAGAAATAGCTTAAGTTTATTTATTGCATAAAAACACTAAAACTATATAATTAAATAAAGCTTGAAAAAAATTATATTATTTATAATATATTAAGCTACTTAATTTTAGTTTAAGAGGTTAATCTGATTATGTTTGAAGGAACTACGATACTTGCTGTTAAAAAAGGAAGTGATGTTGTAATTGGTGGAGATGGTCAGGTAAGTTTCAATAATAGTGTATTAAAAAGTAATGCTAGAAAGATAAGAAAGCTATACAAAGATAGCGTATTGTGTGGTTTTGCAGGCTCTACAGCTGATGCCTTTACACTTTTAGAGAGATTTGAGGGGAAGCTCCAAGAGTTTTCAGGTAATTTGCTTAGATCATCTGTTGAATTAGCTAAAAATTGGAGAACAGATAAGTATTTGAGACAACTCCAGGCAATGATGATTGTTGCAGATAAATCATCTATGTTTATATTAACAGGTATTGGCGATGTGGTTGAACCAGAGAATAATATTGCAGCTATTGGTTCAGGTGGGCAATATGCACTTGCAGCAGCTAGAGCATTAGTAGAGAATACAGAATTGAACGCTAGAGAGATAGTCGAGAAATCATTATATATAGCCTCGTCTATCTGTATATATACAAATAATAATATAGTAATAGATAATTTATAAATAATATGAGGGGATTATGGAGTCATTAACACCTAAAGAGATTGTATCAGAGTTAGATAAATATATTATTGGTCAAGGTGAGGCTAAAAAAGCAGTTGCTATAGCACTGCGAAATCGCTATCGTCGGCTTAAGTTGCCTAAAGAGTTACAAGATGAGGTTGTGCCTAAAAATATTATAATGGTTGGTCCAACTGGTGTAGGTAAAACAGAAATTGCTAGAAGACTTGCAAAACTAACAGGCTCACCTTTTACAAAGGTAGAGGCAACTAAATTTACTGAGGTAGGTTATGTTGGTAGGGATGTAGATTCAATTATCCGTGAGTTAGCTGATATTGCATTTAATCTAGTAAAGGAAGAAAAGAGAAAAGATGTTTTAGAGAAAGCAAAAGAGAATGCTGAGGAGAGAATTTTAGACTTACTACTACCAAAGCCACGTGGTTATGTGGAGAGTGAATCAGAGAGTGAGACTAGAAACAAATTTAAAAAAATGCTTAAAAACAAACAGATTGAAGATAGATTTGTTGAGGTAGAGGTTGAAGATGGTGGCCCTAATATAGGTATTTTGACAAATATGGGGATAGAAGATGTAGGGATGAACCTGCAGGATATGTTTAAAAATATGTTTCCTAAAAGAAAAAAAAGAAAGAAGATGAGTATAAAAGAGGCTAGGAAGATTATAGAAGCACAAGAGGTTAATAAATTGATAGATATGGATGAGGTTAAAAATGAGGCTATAAAAAGAGTGGAAAGCAGTGGAATTGTTTTTATAGATGAAATTGACAAGGTATGTTCTGCTGATGCTGCAAATTTTAGATCTGCAGATGTATCAAGAGAAGGTGTGCAAAGGGATCTACTCCCAATGGTTGAAGGCTCAACGATTGTCACAAAATATGGGCTCGTGAGAACTGATCATATATTATTTATCGCAGCAGGCGCTTTTCATACAGCAAAGCCCTCTGATCTTATCCCTGAGTTGCAGGGCAGATTTCCTATTAGGGTTGAATTACAATCTTTAAATAAAATGGAATTTATAAGGATATTGAAAGAACCTAAAAATGCTCTTACAAAACAGTATAAGGCATTATTAAATTCTGATGGTGTAGAGATTTATTATGAAGATAGTGGTATTGAGAGAATTGCAGAGATTGCAGAAGAGGTTAATGCTACAAATGAAAATATTGGCGCAAGAAGGCTCTATACTATTATGGAAAAATTATTGGAGGATATCTCCTTCGATGCACCTGATACGGATATTAAAAAGTTGGTAATTAATAGAGAATATGTGGATACTCATTTATCAGAAATAGTAAGTGATAAGGATTTGACACAGTATATTTTATAAAATGATATATATAAATTATTTATTTAAATTATTATTTTTAATAATTGTGCTAATTTATAGTACGCTAAATTTATATGCCTATGAGTCTATGTTTGACTCATTATCACTAAATAAGGATTTTTATGTTATTAGGGTAAAAG
Encoded here:
- a CDS encoding precorrin-3B C(17)-methyltransferase, whose translation is RIYSIIDKKRSEIYRFDMGEEVKRVNFAIKEYKLGKDVALVCGGDPSLYGLASLGYELIDNVKDIEVIPGITAFLAASAKLGAAVSEDIVILSMSDLLIPWDIIKKRIEAYSRIDVVLSVYNPKSKKRDWQLSFLVERLLENRGDVYCGAVKNAFNRNENIKLFKLSDIDYSYIDMRTVLIIGNSKTYVKDDKLVTPRGYNI
- the cobK gene encoding precorrin-6A reductase encodes the protein MILILGGTSETHNFIANEKLDKDFIITVSTDYGYSLYSRLYGSKVLKINFSKDLLKDFVNKNNITKIIDTTHPNALTITKIAKTVAVDVGIDYIYAKRDIDYPSLLELARDSKNIFIFDSVVAAKDFLKKNSFKRILFTIGVKYLYLFREFLENSYVRILPSISSIKKAQELGVLQSNIIAMQGPFTKELNFAIINQYKIDCIISKISGKNSGLYEKIEATIEKNITIVLFNNNSFKF
- a CDS encoding methyl-accepting chemotaxis protein, which translates into the protein MRRQFWKIYVWLEKNVFNSLARKLTGNIGFLIFLQFVYVALLYFLNKRLVYELSSHNVDKNLINYIENILNQNFYIFLILLFIGVIAGIIIIIFLRYLVNRPLKKIIHIFKDISEGRADLSVKLPAFTYDEFRDLSVYYNKFVGMLSDIIDSIRSNTTYISVSSTKSSKNISQASSDFEKEKATINTMVDSLKEISKTTNLIANDISGISNVVNDNVLKSRDSYGELSEASAKINEVTTKIGNFVDTVLNLRDRAEGIKDVIKIINDISDQTNLLALNAAIEAARAGEAGRGFAVVAEEVRKLAENVKTEVANINETIVNMSGTIDNIAKESGVLSSDIGECTSAINNSHNSFDFIIKNFENTEDQINRIVASIEELSSSSDEMVKNIEDIDSISDKNLDVITNIRDFLYKLVDRTDNLVSLISEFRIRRGKTAEILDKLEIYRRECAKILEDAYRKGVNIFDENYKKIEGDFDPPKYRTLYDQVVEKDLQQIHDRWLKEIEGAVFLLCVDRNGYAPTHNSKYCRYTGDKETDRNYSRDKRIFNDKTGIRSARNMKRWDFLTYERDTGEILSEISMPIFIDGKHWGAIRLGLDPDVFIK
- the hslV gene encoding ATP-dependent protease subunit HslV translates to MIMFEGTTILAVKKGSDVVIGGDGQVSFNNSVLKSNARKIRKLYKDSVLCGFAGSTADAFTLLERFEGKLQEFSGNLLRSSVELAKNWRTDKYLRQLQAMMIVADKSSMFILTGIGDVVEPENNIAAIGSGGQYALAAARALVENTELNAREIVEKSLYIASSICIYTNNNIVIDNL
- the hslU gene encoding ATP-dependent protease ATPase subunit HslU, which codes for MESLTPKEIVSELDKYIIGQGEAKKAVAIALRNRYRRLKLPKELQDEVVPKNIIMVGPTGVGKTEIARRLAKLTGSPFTKVEATKFTEVGYVGRDVDSIIRELADIAFNLVKEEKRKDVLEKAKENAEERILDLLLPKPRGYVESESESETRNKFKKMLKNKQIEDRFVEVEVEDGGPNIGILTNMGIEDVGMNLQDMFKNMFPKRKKRKKMSIKEARKIIEAQEVNKLIDMDEVKNEAIKRVESSGIVFIDEIDKVCSADAANFRSADVSREGVQRDLLPMVEGSTIVTKYGLVRTDHILFIAAGAFHTAKPSDLIPELQGRFPIRVELQSLNKMEFIRILKEPKNALTKQYKALLNSDGVEIYYEDSGIERIAEIAEEVNATNENIGARRLYTIMEKLLEDISFDAPDTDIKKLVINREYVDTHLSEIVSDKDLTQYIL